In Streptomyces sp. NBC_01723, the DNA window TCGTGAACGGGAACACCAGCGGAAACGTCAGCCCGCCCTGGGTGATGGAGCCGAGCGGCATCGACGTGGTCTGCCGCTCGTCGTAGAACAGGTGGTCCTGGCCGGTGAACTCGATATCCAGGGGGATGAGGCCGTGCTTGGCCTGGGTGAGGTCCGTGTTCAGGGCGCGGATACGGCCGCGGACCGTGCGCGCGGACCGGCCGGGGAACTTCAGCCGCAGATCGGTGGTCGCCCCGCCGGCCAGCCGGACAGCTTCGTCGTCGGCGGCGTCCTGGAGGTCTGCGTGGATGTCGAGGGCGCCTTCCCGGTCCCCTGGCACCTTGATCCGTGCGTCGATACGGATGGTGCGGCCGCTGAACAGGTCCGGGCCCAGCCACAGCCCGTCCTCCCCCGGCGGTTCCACATCTGCGGTGCGCTGCGGCGCCCTGCCGAGCCCTTCGATCGCCGCGATGACGATCGGGGTGCCGCGGCCGATGAGGACGCCGGCGAGTTCGTGCTGGCCGTCGATCAGCTCCACCGGTGTACTCATCCGCGTGCTCCCACTCCGCCGCGCGCCAGGCGCCGCAGCTGGT includes these proteins:
- a CDS encoding phage distal tail protein, which codes for MSTPVELIDGQHELAGVLIGRGTPIVIAAIEGLGRAPQRTADVEPPGEDGLWLGPDLFSGRTIRIDARIKVPGDREGALDIHADLQDAADDEAVRLAGGATTDLRLKFPGRSARTVRGRIRALNTDLTQAKHGLIPLDIEFTGQDHLFYDERQTTSMPLGSITQGGLTFPLVFPFTIEYTAGAVGRPGFIDVGGTAGTWPVLRITGPCANPVIKHVGSGRTLTVQGSIGAGDWVEIDTRPGWRTVLRSNGGGMPLTAQSRIDLFRLDPGLNEIHWNATDPTLTSSLAVTWWPAYKAL